From the Brassica napus cultivar Da-Ae chromosome A8, Da-Ae, whole genome shotgun sequence genome, one window contains:
- the LOC106426444 gene encoding transcription factor bHLH126-like — translation MDPYKNPNPKGYQRQRPFGSAGEGGSSGGSDMPHDIDDNKKKKKLLHRDIERQRRQEMATLYASLRSHLPLQYIKGKRAVADHVNAAVGFIKDTETRIKELSARRDELSREQTCQRSDPNLARTGFELGKSDPASLIVQPCVNGFEVAVSSNSSGPDALPLSRVLEALQELGLEVINSLTTRVNERLMHTIQVEVNTFGCLDLAWLQQKLVEDLILSPGNI, via the exons ATGGATCCTTATAAGAATCCTAATCCGAAAGGGTACCAGCGACAGAGACCATTTGGCTCAGCCGGCGAAGGTGGAAGCAGCGGCGGCTCCGATATGCCCCATGATATAGATgacaataagaagaagaagaagctgcttCACCGCGACATCGAACGCCAGAGAAGACAAGAAATGGCTACACTATATGCTTCCCTTCGTAGTCACCTACCTCTCCAATACATCAAG GGGAAGAGAGCTGTTGCGGATCATGTAAATGCAGCGGTTGGTTTCATTAAGGACACAGAAACACGGATTAAAGAACTCAGTGCAAGAAGAGACGAGCTAAGCAGAGAACAAACATGTCAGAGATCGGATCCTAACCTAGCAAGAACTGGATTCGAGTTAGGCAAATCGGATCCAGCGAGTTTGATTGTGCAACCATGCGTGAACGGTTTCGAAGTGGCGGTGAGCAGCAACTCTTCAGGTCCTGACGCTTTGCCACTTTCAAGAGTGCTTGAGGCACTTCAGGAGTTAGGGCTTGAAGTCATCAACTCTCTCACCACACGAGTAAATGAAAGGCTCATGCACACTATTCAAGTCGAG GTTAATACTTTCGGATGCTTGGACTTAGCTTGGTTGCAGCAGAAGCTAGTCGAGGACTTGATCCTTTCGCCGGG AAATATCTAA